A genomic segment from Plasmodium coatneyi strain Hackeri chromosome 1, complete sequence encodes:
- a CDS encoding 30S ribosomal protein S14p/S29e, whose product MGCIQNVHPKKYGQGSRQCRVCSNRHAIIRKYNINICRQCFRERADIIGFKKVKFRTIRMLTVSAQDGDPPLEGRFSTYV is encoded by the exons aTGGGTTGCATTCAGAACGTTCATCCGAAGAAGTACGGCCAGGGATCCAGGCAATG CCGCGTGTGCTCGAACAGACATGCCATAATCAGAAAGTACAACATTAACATATGCAGACAGTGCTTCCGAGAAAGGGCCGACATTATTGGATTTAAGAAG GTAAAATTTAGGACCATACGAATGCTGACCGTTTCAGCACAGGATGGGGATCCCCCCCTCGAGGGGAGGTTTTCCACTTATGTGTGA
- a CDS encoding ATPase subunit 9, protein MNKFFYNTLSSSLFQNFKFKSSFLSSGYFAANRSISTRIGGSSFCSELNKPNCFVKYYHTSPFISRTVNTTNCNALLQKNDERSCVNHKLGVRHDSGIASLSAAIALMSVGGVAQGIGNLFSALVLGTSRNPSIKDELFTYTLIGMGFLEFLGIICVLMSAVLLYS, encoded by the exons atgaataaatttttttacaacacgCTAAGTTCTTCGCTGTTTCAAAACTTCAAGTTTAAAAGCTCCTTTTTGAGCTCGGGATATTTTGCGGCCAACCGAAGTATCTCGACCAGAATTGGAGGCAGCTCCTTTTGCAGCGAACTGAATAAACCCAACTGCTTCGTGAAGTACTACCACACGTCTCCGTTCATCAGCAGGACGGTTAATACTACCAACTGCAATGCGCTCCTGCAG AAGAATGACGAACGAAGCTGCGTCAACCATAAACTAGGCGTGAGACATGACAGTGGAATCGCCAGCCTGTCCGCAGCCATTGCGCTGATGTCCGTGGGAGGG GTTGCGCAAGGTATcggtaatttattttcagcCCTGGTGTTAGGAACAAGTAGGAACCCTTCAATCAAGGACGAGTTGTTCACGTACACGCTGATCGGGATGGGTTTCTTGGAATTTCTGG GTATCATTTGTGTCCTCATGAGTGCTGTTCTGCTGTACTCGTGA